In Myxococcales bacterium, the genomic window GACGGCCTGCCGAGTTGGTCCTGGCGTGCGATCGCACTGCTGAGTTCCACGATCACTTTCGTGCTGGCGTTTGTGGGACTCTGGCAGGGATTCGATCCGGAAATCACCGACTATCAAATGATGGAGCGCATCGGCTGGATGCCCTCGTTGGGGCTCAACTACTTCGTCGGAGTCGACGGCATCAGCCTGGTGCTGGTCATGCTCACAACCTTCGTGTTTCCGATTGCGATCGTGGGTTCATGGAAAGAAGTCGATCAGTGGCTGAGAAGCTATTCGGTGTTTTTGCTCTTGCTGGAGACGGGGATCATTGGGGCATTGGTCTCGCTCAATGCTATTCAACTCTATTTTTTCTGGGAACTCACCCTGATCTCGAGTTTCTTCATCTTGGGTCGCTGGGGTGGAGCCGACGGTCTGCGCGCGGCGGTGAAGTACCTGGTCTTGGGTGCTGCGGGATTTTTCTTGATGCTGGCCGCGACTCTGGTCGTCTATAGACTCAATCTCGAGCAAGGCGGCGCGGGAAATTTTGATCTTGTGAGATGGATCGACGTGGCGTCTCCTGGATTTCTCGACACGCGTGTCCCGATCGGTGCCGCGGCCGGAGTCACCGGCGATGCTGGAATCGATTGGTGGCAGACGCAGTCGTGGCTGTTCTTCGCCTTTGTCCTGGCCTTTGCGGTCAAAATTCCGCTGGTCCCATTTCACGGCTGGTACAACGACGCCCAGTGCCAAGGCCCGACTTCGGGTTCGGTCATCGTATCCGCCCTGGTACTCAAGCTCGGAATCTTCGCGTTTCTTCGCATCGCGCTCCCGCTCTTTCCCCATGCAGCGATGGAATCTGCGCCGTGGCTGTGCGGCCTTGCTCTCGCGGGTATCGCCATCAGCGGCGTGTTCGCACTCGCGCAGCGAGATGTCAAACGTCTGCTGGGATACATATCCCTTGCGCATATGAGCTTCATTGTGCTCGGGATATGCAGTCTCGAACATCATGCGGTTGTGGGCGCTGTTGTCCACATGCTCAGCCATGGATTGTGCATCTCCGTGCTGTTCATCTTGATCGGCTTTATCGTTGAGCGCAGGTCGACCCGGGAGCTGTCGCAATTTGGTGGGCTGGCGAGACCGATGCCGATCTGCGCAGCGTTGTTCGCGATCGCGATCCTCGGCCAGGTCGGAGTACCGGGCACCAGCGGTTTCGTGGGCAGTTTTCTCGTCTTCCTGGGGAGTTTCCCGATCGGAGGGTTCACGACCCTTCTGGCACTCGCGGGGATGGCCTTGGTCGCCTGTGGGTTGATGGGCGCCGCTGGCAGGATGATGCTCGGCCCGATCGAGCAACCGGAAAATCGCGGCCTGATCGATTTGAATTTGCGCGAGCGACTGGTCGCGCTGTCGCTGATCGTCCCGATCCTGTGGGTCGGCCTGTACCCCAATCCCATTTTGAGACGAATAGAACCTCCGGTGAGCTTGCTGCTCAACGGAATGGCGCGCGCGGTCGCTGATGCGCCCGCCCCCGTGCCGGATGTCAAACCCGTGGATCGCGTAGTTGAGAAGATTGATGAGAAGATTGATGAGAAAATCAATCAGGACGTTTTTCAGGAAAAGGTTCAGGACATTCTCGAGGAAATGGATAAGGAACCTGTTCCGGCAATGGAAGTGCGGCCGTGACCACATCCTATTGGCAACTACAAGCGTTGGCGCCACTGGGGATCATTGCGCTTGCCCCGTTGGTGCTCGTGCTGACGGATGCAGTCTTCATGCGTGAGGGAAAGCAGGCCAGAGAACGCGAGTTGGGTTTCTTCAAGGGTTCTCTTCTTGCGACCGCCGCGGCGGTTTTTTTGCTCTCCTCGATGGCGTTCGCGGGTTTGAACTTTGAAAACACAAACGGTGTGATCGCGTTGGCGAATTCGATGTTCGTCGTCGATCTGACTGCGAGCTTCGCGATCGTACTGTTGTGTAGCGGAGGCTTGCTGACGCTGTGGCTTTCGCTCGCCTATCTCCCGGCCCGGGGGGTTCATCACGGCGAGTACTATCCCCTGCTGCTCCTATCCGTTGCGGGGGCAATCGCCGTGGTCTGCGCGGGAAACCTCATCATCCTGTTCGTCGCAATCGAACTGATGACGCTTCCCGTATACGTGATGGTGGCATTTGATCGGGACAAGCGCGGTAGCGGTGAAGCTGGTATGAGCGCACTGCTGACGGGAGTCTTTGCGAGCGCAATTTCACTCTACGGCATCGCGCTGATCTACGGCGCAACCGGTCACTACGACTACCCGGGCATTCACGGCGCAATGGGCGGAGCCTCTCCCCTGGCCCTCGGAGGAATGGTATTGCTGCTTGTCGGCATTCTCAGCCGACAGAGCTTTGCACCGTTTCACCAGTGGGCACCCGACCTGAGCGAGGGCGCTCCCGCCGTCGTTGCGATCTGTCTCCCCGCCACCATTGCGACCGCAGCGGCGTTCGCACTGATTCGCATTTTCGATTTGATCGCACCCGCCGCCCTCCCCGGATTTACTG contains:
- a CDS encoding NADH-quinone oxidoreductase subunit M, producing the protein MVTPVDSNIVSWVVFLPMFTALSLLGARVIASSIFNLDGLPSWSWRAIALLSSTITFVLAFVGLWQGFDPEITDYQMMERIGWMPSLGLNYFVGVDGISLVLVMLTTFVFPIAIVGSWKEVDQWLRSYSVFLLLLETGIIGALVSLNAIQLYFFWELTLISSFFILGRWGGADGLRAAVKYLVLGAAGFFLMLAATLVVYRLNLEQGGAGNFDLVRWIDVASPGFLDTRVPIGAAAGVTGDAGIDWWQTQSWLFFAFVLAFAVKIPLVPFHGWYNDAQCQGPTSGSVIVSALVLKLGIFAFLRIALPLFPHAAMESAPWLCGLALAGIAISGVFALAQRDVKRLLGYISLAHMSFIVLGICSLEHHAVVGAVVHMLSHGLCISVLFILIGFIVERRSTRELSQFGGLARPMPICAALFAIAILGQVGVPGTSGFVGSFLVFLGSFPIGGFTTLLALAGMALVACGLMGAAGRMMLGPIEQPENRGLIDLNLRERLVALSLIVPILWVGLYPNPILRRIEPPVSLLLNGMARAVADAPAPVPDVKPVDRVVEKIDEKIDEKINQDVFQEKVQDILEEMDKEPVPAMEVRP
- a CDS encoding NADH-quinone oxidoreductase subunit N, with amino-acid sequence MTTSYWQLQALAPLGIIALAPLVLVLTDAVFMREGKQARERELGFFKGSLLATAAAVFLLSSMAFAGLNFENTNGVIALANSMFVVDLTASFAIVLLCSGGLLTLWLSLAYLPARGVHHGEYYPLLLLSVAGAIAVVCAGNLIILFVAIELMTLPVYVMVAFDRDKRGSGEAGMSALLTGVFASAISLYGIALIYGATGHYDYPGIHGAMGGASPLALGGMVLLLVGILSRQSFAPFHQWAPDLSEGAPAVVAICLPATIATAAAFALIRIFDLIAPAALPGFTALFSFLAGISMVVGSLMAAIQSNVKRMLAYGGVAHAGFFMAALIVPTPEARSAALLHITVFLFMQVGALGAIAAMARRGEEWESLSDYTGLAEHRPILAAAMTLFLLALAGLPGTSGFVSRLAVMSVAIGDGQILLTLLMAITSVVLFAGYLRVPTAMYMGKANRGESEDLSLPAVFALSICALATLYFGLFPGRGPIPFDILEIVQRAVQP